In Polaribacter sp. Hel_I_88, the following proteins share a genomic window:
- the bcp gene encoding thioredoxin-dependent thiol peroxidase → MTSLKIGDKAPQFEAKDNAGNTVKLSDYAGKKLVLFFYPKASTPGCTKEACNLSDNYQTFVSKGYDVLGVSADSAKRQQNFIDKYDFPFPLLADEDKAVIEAFNVWGPKKFMGKEYDGIHRTTFIIDEKGIIENVITKVKTKEHAAQILE, encoded by the coding sequence ATGACATCATTAAAAATAGGAGATAAGGCTCCACAATTTGAAGCAAAAGATAATGCAGGAAATACTGTAAAATTATCAGATTATGCTGGTAAAAAATTAGTATTATTCTTTTATCCAAAAGCAAGTACCCCTGGTTGCACAAAAGAGGCTTGTAATTTGAGTGATAATTACCAAACATTTGTGTCTAAAGGATATGATGTTTTGGGTGTAAGTGCAGATTCAGCGAAAAGACAACAAAATTTTATTGATAAATATGATTTTCCTTTTCCACTTTTAGCAGATGAAGACAAAGCAGTAATTGAGGCTTTTAATGTTTGGGGACCAAAGAAATTTATGGGTAAAGAATATGATGGAATCCACAGAACTACTTTTATCATCGATGAAAAAGGAATTATTGAAAATGTAATTACGAAAGTGAAAACAAAAGAACATGCTGCTCAGATTTTAGAGTAA